The nucleotide sequence CGGCGTTAATGGATTCCGCATCGGAGATATCGAAGGAGGATATGTATATATCATACCCTTCAGCCTTCATTTCTTTAAAGGTCTTCTCAAGCTGCTCCGGATTCCTGCCGTTCAGTACGACCCGCGCGCCGTTTGCCGCAAGGCCACGGGCCAGGATGAGGCCCAGACCGCGGCTCGATCCGGTTACCAGGGCAATTTTTCTTTTTACATCGAAGAGGTTCTGCATATTATATCCTTTATCTGGTTTACTGATACATAAATACTATAAAGGAGGAAGGGAGGAAAAGCCAGAGGACCCGGTACAAAACCGGGCCCCGCCCTTATATCAGAAAGGAGGTATCGTGGGATGACAGCCGTACCGGGCCGGTTTCGCCTATCAGGTAGTTGTGCTCTATTCTCGCCCCGAACCCTTCACCGTAAGCTCCGGGCTCCAGGGTAACCACATCGCCCGCGACCAGCACCTCGCTGCTGTCGGCAACAAAGAAGGGTGCCTCGGGGTGTCCGAGACCGAGACCGTGGCCGGCATGGTGATCAAAGAAGCGGCCGAATCCTCCTGCATCTATTGCAGCCCTTACGGCTTCAAAGACCTCCCCTGCCCGGACCCCGGGACGCAGGATAGCTTCTCCGGCCACGATGGCCTCGTGGAGAGCCTTCTCCAGATCCTGGTACACCTCCGGCAGCTCCTCTGTCAGTACAATCGTACTGGTATAGTCCGCCCGGTAGCCGTGGACATACGGGTTCAGGTCCAGAATTACCGGGTCGCCATCTTCTATTATCCGGGATCCCGGCTGACCGGTGGCCGCCCAGGTCCGGGGCCCGCTTATAAGATCGCAGAACAGGTTCACCGGCTCACCAGCCGCGGCAATGATGGACTCATAAATCTTTCCGTAGAGTTCGATCTCCCGGATACCGGAGCGCAGCTCCTTTCTGGCCCGGGCATGCCCTTCTCCGGTTATAGCCACAATGGCCCGGATAATCTCGAGCTCATCCTCATTCTTTACCCGGCGCTGACGATAAATGGTATCGCTTATGTCCACAAGCCGGGCAGTGTCCGGGGCAGTCCGGACGGGAAAGACGCCCGCTTCGATGCCCAGCAACAGGGCCGTCATGCCCGAAGAGAGCTCTTCCAGAAGACCTGCCAGAGCTTTTCCTCCTTCCCGCCAGACAGGTTTCCCCGGATTCTTTGCCGCATCGTACCAGGTCCAGCTGCGAACCTCGTCCACAAAGGCGAACCCGGCATTGCCGGCAGCAGAGTTATTCACCAGCAAAATGCTTCGTCCTTCCCGGTCCAGTATCAGGTAATTTGGTCCCCAGCCCGCAAGGGTGAGCTCGGAGGCCAGAAATCCGCTGTAATAATACACATGCCGGGGATTGGCAAGCACGATCAGATCAGCAGACACGGTATCGAGCAGCTGGGCTCTTCGGTGAACGCAGCCCGCCGCCGTAAGCCGGGGAATCACAGGCGTCCTATCAGACGCACAGGAGCGCCTGAGGCGAACTCACCCTGCACTTTCAGGGGAGCCGGAATCAGTTCAATCCGACGGTCCAGTACTTCGGTGATTTCGCCACCCACATTCTCAATAATATAGATTCCTTTTCCCAACAGAAACCGGTGATTTCCAGCCCGAAAAGGCTGCTCCGTGTATTCGCTGCGCAAGTCGATATCCGGGGCGTCAATCCCGATAAGCCGCACACCTTTTTCTGCCGCCCATGCAGCAGCCCCTGCATCAAGGGTGCAGTATTCGTCGTAGTAGCGGGAAGGATCATGCACAAAGAGAGAGGCCCTGCCGGTGTAGACAATAAGCGCGTCTCCTGCCTTCAGGCTGAGATTCTTTTTCTTAAGGCGATCTTCAAGATGTTCCCTGCTGATCCCCCTGGCAGGAGGAGTCTCCGGGCCATAATTCTCGGAAAGGTCGACGACCAGTGCATCGCCGATCAGCTCCTGCAGGGGTATCTCATCGAGTCGTTTTCCATCCTTAACCATGTGCCAGGGCGCGTCGATATGGGTGGCCGTATGAAGGCTGAAGGTTGCGCAGGCATGCCGGCATCCGTGGCTGGCAAAATGCTGCACATTGCGAAAATGGGGAAACCCAAAGGGATGAAAACAATCCTCGTCAAAACCGCAACTCAAATCATAATACATTCTGTTTACGCCCCTTTCACTTTTCCATGGCCGGCTGCCAGGATTATACCCACAATGACCACTCCGGTCACGATATAGCGCAGACTGGCGCCGAAACCGATGATATTTAAAAGGTTAACAATGAGGTAGAGCAGGACCGAGGCGCCGATGATTCCCTGTACGTTGGAATCCCCGCCGGCGATGCTGGTTCCCCCTAGAACGACCACGGCAATAGAGTTCAGCAGGTACTCATCCCCCATACCGAGGGTAGCTCCTCCGGAGAAAGCCGCCAGCAGAACTCCGGTTATTCCTGCAAAAACACCGCTCAGGGTATAGGTAATCAGTTTTCGGTAATTGACCTTTACTCCCGCGAGCCAGGCGGCCTTGGTGTTTTGACCGATTGCCTGAATACCCCGGCCGTAGGCAGTACGGTTTAAAAGCAGATGGACCAGAATAGAGAGAAGAATTACCAGCAGAAAAAGGATCGGTATCTGCAGGATCTTGATATTTACAAAGATTTCCAGGCCACGGGGAGGTTTAATCAGCATGCCCCGGAAAAACACAATAGCCAGGGTACGGACAATAAAGCTCGATGCGAGGGTAGCAATCATGGGCGGAATCAGGGCAAAGCGGATCAACAGGAAATTAAAAGCGCCAACCGCCGAACCGGCAGCTATACCCGCGAGAATTCCCATAAAAATGCCGCTGTCCATTCCCCCCATGACCTTCATGGCAAAGGAACCTGCCAGGGCTATGGTATAGGGAATTGAAAGATCGATATTACCCGGTCCATTTGTAATAACAAGCATCTGTCCGAGTCCCACCAGCACGAAGAAGGAAGCAAAACTGATAGAAGCGGCCAGGGTCTGCACAGGACTCTGGGAAACCATGGCGACCAGCAAAAACACAATGACCACGCCGGTATAAGACCATGCCCAGCGTATCGAAATAAAAGCCTTAAGGTATTCACCGGGAGTTTTGTTGGTAACTGTAGTATCAGACATATCGGACCTTCCCGCTTTTTTTCAGCTGACTGTTAATGAACAATACAGCGAGGATAATTATGCCCTGGGCACCGATCTGCCAGTCCGGAGATATACGCAGAAAGGTGAGCAGTGTGCCCACCAGCGTCATAGTACAGGCGCCGAGCACAACCCCTACGGCAGACACGGTACCGCCGGCGAAGCTTCCGCCGCCAAGCACAACACTGGCAACAGCGATCAGGGTATAGTTACGAGCGATATTGGGGTCGGCGCTGGTGGTAATCCCCGCCAGGGCAAAGCCGCTGAGGATCCCGAAAAAACCTACCATTCCAAATACCGTCATCTGCAGCTTAAGCATAGAGTGGCCGGACTGTTCTATGGCCTTTCTGTTGCCCCCCATTCCCCGTAAAAGTATACCGAAGGTGGTTTTAAACAGCAGAAAATACAGCACCAGGGCCAGCAGAGCCAGAAAGATTATCGGCATCGGCACAAAGGGGGTCCTCATATTCATGATTCCGATAATAAAGCCGGGGACATTCCCCCCCGGATGAGGCTGAATCATAATTGCAAGTCCTGTCCAGATAAAGGACATCCCGATAGTAACAACAATAGACTGCAGGTTCCGCAGGTAAAGAACCGCGCCGACCAGCATATACACAGCAATAATGCCCAGGAGCATAAGAACTCCAAGTACAGGCCTTGTCGGTAATAGAGAACCGGCTATACAGGTAACCAGACTAACCAGGTTACCAATGGAAAGGTCGATCTCCGAGATGGTCATGGCAAACATCTGCGCGATTGTTGCCAGGGCAACTGGAATCGCCATATTAAACAGCAGATTAAAGCCGGTATAGGTGATTACCCGCGGCCGCAGCATGAGAATCGGAACAAACACAATCAGTATTGACATCAAGGGCATAAGTACGTCCCGGGCGCGTCCTTTGCGCCGCAGGCTGAATTTTTTGTCTCCCACCTTGTTTTCCATATACTCTCTCTTTTAAACTCTCTCTCAAACTCTTAAAATGAAGCTTTGAGAATGTCTTCTTCGCTCGCCTCATTGCCGAGCAGTTCGGCGATGATTTTTCCACCCTTGAATACATAGAGACGGTCGCAGTACTTAAGTTCATCCATCTCGGTGGTGTACCAGACAAAACTGCGGCCTTCCTCACGTTCCTTTAGAATGCGGCGATAGATTACCTCTTTCGTACCCACATCAACGCCCCGGGTCGGGTCGTCCATCAACACAATCCCGGCGGAGGATTCAAGGCAACGGGAAAAAATCGCCTTTTGCTGATTCCCACCGCTCAAACTCAGAATGCTGTCGCCAATGGAATGAACTTTAATGTCGATTTCATCACGCCAGCGTCTGGCAATATCATCTTCCCTGTCAGCATTGATTAGAAACAATTTGCGGACCTTGTTGTAGACCTGGATCGTTATATTCCGGGTTATGGACCATATCGGGAAAACCCCGTCGGTCTGCCGGTCCCCGGGAAGAAAGGTAACCGGGGCATGTACCCGGTATTCTCCGTTTCTCCGGTTATCGAAGAGTTCAATAAGCAGGTCGGTTTGCCCGTGGCCGGCAAGGCCGGTGAGTCCCACGATTTCACCTTTGTTGACCCGCAGCTTGACTTCACCGTTCTGCCGTTTTGGTTCGATGACTGGTATTTTCCCGGCAGCACCCTGTTCTTCTTTTAAAGCGAGAGAGTCATCCGCGGCAGCGGCCCCTTCCGCAGCTTCGGTCTTCGCCTCACCCATAAGCTCTATGACACTTTCCCTGGTTGAATCTTCCGTGTTTTCCACCCCCACCTTTACGCCATCCTTCATAATAACTATCCGGTCAGTGGAAGCAAGAACTTCGTCGAGCAGATGGGATATATAAATGACACTCAGCTTCTTTTCCCGCAGGGTGTCCAGGTAATCAATCAGCTGCCGGGACCTTTTATGGTCCAGGGCACTGGTCGGTTCGTCCAGAATAATAAGACGGAGGGGCTTGTCAGGGGCAGTAAAGGCTTTGGCGATCTCCACCATCTGACGCTGCCCCAGGGTAAGACCGCTTACAACTGAATCGGGGTGAATACCGTGATCGGGAAAAATCTCGTCCAGGGAGGATATAATCATCTCCCGGGCCAGTTTTTTCCACCCAAAGCCGGAAATATTCGGATGAAAGACCTTTATATTCTCCGCCACGGTCAGGTTCGGGCAGAGACTCAGCTCCTGAAATACTACGCGGATACCCTGGCTGTTCGCGCTGAAGATATCGTATCCGGGGGGCCGAAGCTCTCCGTCTATAAACAAATCCCCTTCCGTCGGCGGGTAGGTGCCGGTAAGGATATTCACCAAAGTGGACTTTCCCGCCCCATTATGACCGACTATTCCGAGGCACTCTCCCTCCTGAATCGAAAGATCGACCTTATGGAGTGCCCGGGAACTCATAAAATACTTGCTTATATTTTTAAGCTCTATGATTGCTTTCATTCTTCCCATATCCCTCTTTGTTAATCATTGATCTCCTGCCTGAGCAGGAGACCAATAAAGCTTATTAGCAATCCCGAGTATTGTTTACATGGGAAGCGGATCCGCAGGAGGCGGATCGCCGGCCTTCCAGTTTTTAATCAGTTCCTGTACCCATACCTGGGGATAGATGATTGAAGCAACACCGCCGGGCTGAGTATTTTCAAGATGATAATCAAGACTCTCTTCGGTAACCGTCAAAGGCGGCAGAAGGATTTCTTTGGGTA is from Marispirochaeta sp. and encodes:
- a CDS encoding Xaa-Pro peptidase family protein — translated: MIPRLTAAGCVHRRAQLLDTVSADLIVLANPRHVYYYSGFLASELTLAGWGPNYLILDREGRSILLVNNSAAGNAGFAFVDEVRSWTWYDAAKNPGKPVWREGGKALAGLLEELSSGMTALLLGIEAGVFPVRTAPDTARLVDISDTIYRQRRVKNEDELEIIRAIVAITGEGHARARKELRSGIREIELYGKIYESIIAAAGEPVNLFCDLISGPRTWAATGQPGSRIIEDGDPVILDLNPYVHGYRADYTSTIVLTEELPEVYQDLEKALHEAIVAGEAILRPGVRAGEVFEAVRAAIDAGGFGRFFDHHAGHGLGLGHPEAPFFVADSSEVLVAGDVVTLEPGAYGEGFGARIEHNYLIGETGPVRLSSHDTSFLI
- a CDS encoding cyclase family protein, giving the protein MYYDLSCGFDEDCFHPFGFPHFRNVQHFASHGCRHACATFSLHTATHIDAPWHMVKDGKRLDEIPLQELIGDALVVDLSENYGPETPPARGISREHLEDRLKKKNLSLKAGDALIVYTGRASLFVHDPSRYYDEYCTLDAGAAAWAAEKGVRLIGIDAPDIDLRSEYTEQPFRAGNHRFLLGKGIYIIENVGGEITEVLDRRIELIPAPLKVQGEFASGAPVRLIGRL
- a CDS encoding ABC transporter permease; this encodes MSDTTVTNKTPGEYLKAFISIRWAWSYTGVVIVFLLVAMVSQSPVQTLAASISFASFFVLVGLGQMLVITNGPGNIDLSIPYTIALAGSFAMKVMGGMDSGIFMGILAGIAAGSAVGAFNFLLIRFALIPPMIATLASSFIVRTLAIVFFRGMLIKPPRGLEIFVNIKILQIPILFLLVILLSILVHLLLNRTAYGRGIQAIGQNTKAAWLAGVKVNYRKLITYTLSGVFAGITGVLLAAFSGGATLGMGDEYLLNSIAVVVLGGTSIAGGDSNVQGIIGASVLLYLIVNLLNIIGFGASLRYIVTGVVIVGIILAAGHGKVKGA
- a CDS encoding ABC transporter permease, which codes for MENKVGDKKFSLRRKGRARDVLMPLMSILIVFVPILMLRPRVITYTGFNLLFNMAIPVALATIAQMFAMTISEIDLSIGNLVSLVTCIAGSLLPTRPVLGVLMLLGIIAVYMLVGAVLYLRNLQSIVVTIGMSFIWTGLAIMIQPHPGGNVPGFIIGIMNMRTPFVPMPIIFLALLALVLYFLLFKTTFGILLRGMGGNRKAIEQSGHSMLKLQMTVFGMVGFFGILSGFALAGITTSADPNIARNYTLIAVASVVLGGGSFAGGTVSAVGVVLGACTMTLVGTLLTFLRISPDWQIGAQGIIILAVLFINSQLKKSGKVRYV
- a CDS encoding sugar ABC transporter ATP-binding protein encodes the protein MKAIIELKNISKYFMSSRALHKVDLSIQEGECLGIVGHNGAGKSTLVNILTGTYPPTEGDLFIDGELRPPGYDIFSANSQGIRVVFQELSLCPNLTVAENIKVFHPNISGFGWKKLAREMIISSLDEIFPDHGIHPDSVVSGLTLGQRQMVEIAKAFTAPDKPLRLIILDEPTSALDHKRSRQLIDYLDTLREKKLSVIYISHLLDEVLASTDRIVIMKDGVKVGVENTEDSTRESVIELMGEAKTEAAEGAAAADDSLALKEEQGAAGKIPVIEPKRQNGEVKLRVNKGEIVGLTGLAGHGQTDLLIELFDNRRNGEYRVHAPVTFLPGDRQTDGVFPIWSITRNITIQVYNKVRKLFLINADREDDIARRWRDEIDIKVHSIGDSILSLSGGNQQKAIFSRCLESSAGIVLMDDPTRGVDVGTKEVIYRRILKEREEGRSFVWYTTEMDELKYCDRLYVFKGGKIIAELLGNEASEEDILKASF